The sequence below is a genomic window from Desulfobulbus oligotrophicus.
AATGTCGGAACGATTGGTCATATTGATCATGGTAAAACTACCACGACTGCTGCGATAACCCGTGTTTTGTCCACCAAGGGTATGGCTAAGTTCACGGAGTTTAACGAGATTGACAAGGCTCCTGAGGAGAAGGAACGTGGAATAACCATCGCCACCTCGCATGTTGAATATGAGACCGAGAGTCGTCATTACGCTCACGTTGACTGTCCGGGTCATGCTGACTACATCAAGAACATGATCACCGGTGCTGCCCAGATGGATGGTGCGATTCTTGTGGTTGCGGCGACCGACGGTCCTATGCCTCAGACACGGGAGCACATTTTGCTTGCCCGTCAGGTTGGTGTTCCGGCGATAGTTGTCTTTTTGAACAAGTGCGACATGGTTGATGATCCCGAGCTGATCGAGCTTGTGGAGATGGAGCTTCGTGAGCTGCTTGACAAGTATGATTTTCCTGGTGACGAGATTCCGATCATCCAGGGTTCAGCTTTGCTGGCACTTGAGAATCCTGAGGATGAAGAGAAGGCGAAGTGCATCTGGGATCTGATGGCAGCTGTTGACAGTTATGTACCTCAACCTGAGCGTGCGATTGACAAGCCGTTTTTAATGCCTGTTGAGGATGTTTTTTCAATCTCTGGTCGTGGTACGGTTGCGACCGGTCGAATTGAGCGCGGTGTTGTCCACGTTGGGGACGAGGTTGAGATCGTTGGCATTCGGCCGACAGTGAAGACCACCTGTACCGGTGTGGAGATGTTCCGCAAGTTGCTTGATGAGGGTCAGGCCGGTGACAATATTGGTGCATTGTTGCGTGGTGTTAAGCGTGAGGAGATAGTTCGCGGTCAGGTTTTAGCGAAGCCGGGTTCGATCAAGCCGTACAAGAAGTTCAAGGCTGAGTGTTATATATTGACCAAGGAAGAGGGTGGTCGCCACACGCCGTTTTTTAACGGTTATCGTCCTCAGTTTTATTTTCGGACCACCGATGTCACGGGTGTCTGCACCCTGGATGAGGGTGTAGAGATGGTTATGCCTGGTGACAACATTCATATTACTGGTGAGCTGATCACCCCGATCGCCATGGAGGCTGGCCTTCGTTTTGCGATTCGGGAAGGCGGTCGTACTGTAGGCGCCGGCGTTATTAGCGAAATTATTGGATAAACCTTTCCTTGCTCTAAGAACATTGAGATCGCAGGTATAAAGCAGCCGGGCTCGTCCCGGCTGCTTTGCTCTGGTGAGGCAAATCATGAGAGATATAATCACGCTGGCATGTCAGACATGCAAGCAACGTAATTACACGACAACCAAAAATAAGAAAACGATCCCGCACAAGCTGGAGCTGAAGAAGTTCTGTCCTTTTTGCAAAACACACACCTTGCATAAGGAAGGGAAATAGCAGGTCAGTAGCTCGAATGGTAGAGCACCGGACTCCAAATCCGGGGGATGGGGGTTCGAATCCCTCCTGACCTGCCATCTGATATCGAAGAGATGTCTTTTTATTTTTCAAGAAGTGTGGCGTTAAAGGAACACAGGGTATGAGCAAGGCGGAGATTGAGGCCAAGAAAGGTGGAGGGGATCTCAAAGTTAGATCACCTTTCCATCCATTTCGGATCAAGCAATTTTTGCAGGAAGTTTATGCGGAATTTCGAAAGATAGTTTGGCCTGCAAAAAAAACAACCGCCGGTTTGACAGGCTTTGTCATCTTGCTCGTTGTCATTATCTCGCTGTATCTTGGTTCTGTTGACCTGTTGTTGGGAAAGCTTGTGGCCACCGTTCTTAATTGACAGGAGAGCAGGCAGATATATGGCAAAGAAGTGGTATATCGTTCATACGCATACCGGGTTTGAGGATAAAGTTAAAGCATCGTTAGAGGAGCGGATAAAGACCGGTAATCTTGAGGACAGTTTTGGTGAAATTCTTGTTCCAACGGAGCAGGTCGTCGAGATGGTAAAGGGAGTACGCAAAACCTCTGCACGAAAGTTCTTTCCCGGGTACCTCTTGGTGAATATGGAGATGGATGAGAGCACGTGGCATCTGGTGCAGGGGACGCCGCGGGTCACAGGATTTGTTGGAATAAATTTGAGCCAAACAGGAGGAGACAGGGATATTTATAAGAAAATCCCATCTCTTTCCGAAGACGAGGCTCGCAAGATTATAGGCCGTATCGAAGATGGGGCGAGTAAACCCAAACCAAAGATAATCTTTGAAGAGGGAGATGCTGTCCGCGTCGTTGATGGGCCGTTTGCTAATTTCCAGGGCGTGGTTGAAGAGGTTTTTCCGGAGAAAGGAAGGGTGAAGGTGATGGTCTCGATTTTTGGTCGATCCACACCTGTGGAACTCGAATATATTCAGGTGAGTAAAGGGTAACACCTGGTTTTGTGGAGAGCGTTTGTAATGGCAAAAAAGATACAGGCATATATAAAGTTGCAAATCCCGGCAGGGAAAGCTAATCCATCTCCACCTGTTGGTCCGGCACTTGGCCAGCACGGGGTAAATATAATGGATTTCTGTAAAGCTTTTAACGCCCAAACCCAGGCTGCAGGCGACACTATCGTTCCTGTGGTCATTACGGTTTACGCCGACAGGTCATTTAGCTTTATCACCAAGACCCCGCCGGCATCTGTACTGTTAAAAAAAGCTGCGGGTGTTGCAAAAGGCTCGAGCGACCCCAAGAAAAATCGTGTTGCTGAATTGGATAAGGCCAAGATCCGGGAGATAGCGGAGATTAAGATGCCTGATCTCAACGCATATGATCTTGACCATGCTGTCCGTATTGTTGAAGGGACCGCACGTAGTTGTGGAATTACTGTGGTTAAATAACTCGTAAAAAGTTCCGTTTATTCGTTTACCTGTGTCTTTTTTGGACACCAGGGAGAGTAAAGAGGGTGCTATGCCGAAACGTGGGAAAAAATACAAAAACGCTGTCAGCGATATGGATCGACTGAAGATGTTTGATCTAAGCGAAGCGTTGGAAAATGTTTTAAAGGTAAAGTTTGCTAATTTTGATGAATCCGTTGAGGTCGCAGTCCGCCTGGGGGTTGACCCCCGTCATGCCGACCAGATGGTACGATCCAGTGTGATTTTGCCAAATGGCACTGGTAAGACTGCCCGGGTGCTTGTTTTTGCTAAAGGCGAGAAAGAAAAAGAAGCACTTACCGCTGGTGCTGACTTTGCTGGTTCTGATGAGCTGATCGAAAAGATCAAAGGTGGTTGGCTCGAGTTTGATAGAACTGTAGCCACCCCGGATATGATGGGCGAAGTAGGGAAAATCGGCCGTATTTTAGGCCCGCGTAACCTTATGCCCAATGCCAAACTCGGTACCGTTACCTTTGACGTGGAACGGGTTGTAAATGAGATTAAAAAAGGGAAGGTTGATTTCAGGGTTGATAAGGCCGGCGTTGTGCATGCTGCCATAGGAAAATGCTCCTTTGGAGTCGACAAACTTGCTGACAACATCCTCACATTTGTTGATCGTCTTGTCCAGCTGAAGCCTTCGACCAGCAAGGGGGTTTACTTGAGGTCAATCTCAATTTCCAGCACCATGGGTCCCGGTTTTAAAGTGGATCCTTTGCAGGTTCGTACCTTAATAAAAACCACATAGGAATGTGTGTGTTTGTTGTTTGAATGTAGATTGTTTTAGGCCAGGTGTTATTCTTATCATCTAGGGGCGGTCAGAGACAGCAGGGGCAACTGTTTAATAACGCGATGATTACGCGTTCCCTGCCGAGACCAGGCAGTATTCCATGCTGCGGATGAGAGAAATTCATTCCTCTTTCTGTTTTTTGACAGTCCCCCATTGCAACGAAAGGAGGTATCGACGTTGAATCGCGATCAGAAGACCGCTATAGTCAGTGAACTCAACAAGACTTTTTCTGAAGCTAAGTTTGCTGTGGTCGCTGATTACCGCGGCTTGAAAGTGACTGAGTTGGAGAAGTTGAGAAAGGACCTTCGTGCTAATGACGCAAAGGTACGGATTGCTAAAAACACATTGCTTCGACGCGCTGTTGTCGGGACACCGTATGAGGTGCTGAGCGATTCGTTCAGTGAGAGTACTGTTGTCGCTGTTGGATTTAATGAACCTGTTGCGCCGTCTAAGGTGCTGACCGCCTTTGCTGCAGAGTTCAAGGCGTTTTCAATCCGTACAGCTGCCCTGGAAGGAACGCTGATAAGCGCCGATGATGTGGTTGCCTTATCGAAGTTGCCGGGAAGAGAAGAGCTGCTCGCTAAGCTCTTGGGTACGATGTCTGCTGTTCCGACAGGTTTTGTCCGTGTGCTCAGTGCAGTTCCGCAAAAACTACTCTATGCGCTTTCCGCTGTTAAAGACCAGAAAGAAAACTAAAATCAAAGATCGCCAAATGTAATTTGACGAAAGATCTTGCTGTTATTTTCCAGTAAGGAGGAATGAAAATGGCTGTAACAAAAGAAGATGTTATTGATTTCATTGCAAACATGACCGTTCTTGAGCTTTCTGAACTTATCAAGGAGCTGGAGGATAAGTTTGGGGTTTCAGCAGCTGCTCCCGTAGCTGTTGCAGCTGCAGCAGGGCCTGGTGAAGCCGGTCCTGTAGCTGAAGAAAAAACTGAGTTTGATGTCATCCTGACAGGTGCAGGCGATCAAAAAATCAAAGTTATCAAAGAGGTCCGTGCCCTGACCTCACTGGGCCTTAAAGAGGCTAAAGATCTGGTTGAGGGTGTGCCTGCTCCCATTAAAGAGGGTGTTAATAAAGAAGAGGCCGAAGCTATCAAGACACAGATTGAAGCGGCTGGCGGTTCGGTCGAAATCAAATAACTATTTCTCTCTCAGCAATCGGGTTTTTCCGATAGCGATCCTAATCGCAAGGTAACGCTATAGGGGCATCTCGCCCCGTAGCGTTACTTCGTTTGTAGGAATTGACTTTTTTTACTTCCTATTCGTTGTTCTGTATACGTACAAAAATAACTGTCCATGAATAACACAATCTGTATCACGCGAAATTTTTTGAGGGGACTATGAGAAGAGTACGCAAAAGTTTTGCCAAAACACATCAAGTTATAGAGCCACCCCATCTCATAGCAATGCAGCGGGAGTCGTATGAGAGTTTCCTTCAGCGTGATGTTGCGCCTGAGCAACGACGTGACCAGGGATTACAGGCCATCTTTCAAAGTGTCTTTCCCATTACTGATTTTAATGGTCTCTGCTCGTTACAGTTTGTACGATACTCCTTTGGGGAACCTAAATATACGGTCTCTGAATGCGTAGTTCGCGGGATGACCTATGAAGCGCCGCTTAAAATTACAGTACGGCTCATCACCTTTGATGTTGACGAGGAGACCGGGGCTCAGTCGGTTCGCGATATCAAAGAGCAGGAAGTTTTTCTTGGCGCGCTGCCGCTCATGACTCAGGATGGAGTTTTTGTCATTAACGGCACTGAGCGGGTTATTGTTAATCAGCTGCAACGCTCTCCTGGTCTTTTTTATACACACGATGATGGGAAATCCCATGCTTCCGGAAAGCGTCTCTATTCAGCTCGTATTATTCCGGTTCGCGGTTCATGGCTGGACTTTGAGTTTGATATCAAAGATATACTGTATGTCCGCATCGACCGTCGCAGGAAACTGCCGGTCACTGTACTTCTCAAGGCATTGGGCTACAGTGATGAGGAGCTCCTCAATGATTTTTACTATTCGGACGAGATTCATTTTGATGGCCAGAATTATTCGATAGCCTTCAACACTGTCACCTTTGTTAACCAACGCCTGACAACCGATATTATCGATCCTGCCGACGGTTCTGTCATTGCCAAAACAGGCAAAAAGATAACCAAAACCCTTGCCAAAAAGATTGAAAATCTTGGCGACTGTTTTCTGCCGATCACCCTTGAAAATCTGTGCAGTCGAGTTTTTTCTCACGATGTGGTGAGTGAACAGACCGGTGAAGTCCTCGCAAAGTGTAATGAGCCTGTTACTGAGACTGCGCTGCAAGCCATTGCCGAAGCCGGGATCACTCAATTTTCTCTGCTTTATATCGATGGTACACACTTTAGCAGCTCATTTCGCGAAACACTGCTGGCTGATAAGATAAAAGACACTGATGACGCTCTTGTCGAAATATACCGGCGTTTACGTCCATCCAGCCCGCCTACTCTGGAAGTCGCTAAATCATTTTTTGAGAATCTTTTTTTTAACCCTGCCACCTATGATTTGTCTGAGGTCGGGCGATACAAGATAAATTCGAGGTTAGGGCTCAACACCGCAATTGAGGTGCGGGCTTTAACCAGGGAAGACATCGTTGAGAGTGTTCGGCACTTGGTACGTATTAAAGATGAGTTGAAAGATGGGGACGACATTGACCATCTTGGCAATCGTCGGGTACGAACAGTCGGTGAGTTGTGCGAAAATCAATTTCGCATGGGATTGGTCAGAATGGAGAGGGCAATCAAGGAGCGGATGACCCTTCAGGAAATTGAGACTTTAATGCCGCATGACCTGGTAAATCCTAAGCCGGTCACCTCTGCAATCAAAGAGTTTTTCGGCACCAGTCAGCTCTCTCAATTTATGGATCAGACTAATCCACTTTCAGAAGTGACCCATAAAAGAAGACTTTCCGCACTTGGACCGGGAGGTCTGTCCCGGGAACGAGCCGGTTTCGAGGTGCGGGACGTCCATCCAACCCATTATGGACGTATTTGTCCTGTTGAGACGCCGGAAGGACCGAATATCGGTCTTATCGTCAGTCTTGCCACCTATGCGACAGTCAATCCCTATGGCTTTATCGAGACCCCTTATCGACATGTTACAGATCGAACGGTCTCTGAAGACTACACCTACCTTTCCGCCTTACAGGAAGAGGAGCATATTATAGCCCCGGCCAATGTGGCCATGGCCGATGGTCGACTGGCCGATGATTATCTGATCGCTCGCCATGAAAGCGAGGTGTCCACAGTGGCGGCCGAAGAGGTAACCATGATGGATATTGCGCCTAATCAGATGGTTTCAATCGCTGCATCGCTGATACCGTTCCTCGAAAATGATGATGCTAACCGGGCCTTAATGGGCGCGAATATGCAACGTCAGGCAGTACCGTTGATCAAACCGACGGCTCCGGTCGTCGGGACCGGTGTTGAGCAGTATGTGGCGAGGGATTCCGGTGTGTGCCTGCTTGCCGGCGGTGACGGTGTGGTCGAGGAGGCTGATGCCAACAGAGTTGTTGTCCGTTACGATGAGCCGGGTGTTGATGGATTTGAGACCGGTGTCGGTGTTTATCATCTGTCTAAATATAAAAAATCAAATCAGAATACCTGTTTTAACCAAAGGGCCCTGGTGTACCCCGGTGATCGCGTTGTAAAAGGAACTGTTCTTGCCGATGGCCCATCTACCGAGAGTGGGGAGCTTGCACTCGGCAGAAATGTGACGGTTGCGTTCATGCCCTGGCGAGGTTACAACTTTGAGGACTCTATCCTGATTAATGAGCGGTTGCTGAAGGAGGATACCTTCACCTCGGTTCACATTGAAATTTTTGAGATCATGGCCCGGGATACCAAACTGGGCAAGGAAGAAATTACACGTGACATCCCAAATGTTGGTGAAGAGGGGTTGCGCAATCTTGATGACTCAGGGATCGTCCGTATAGGTGCTGAAGTTCGTTCCGGAGACATGCTGGTTGGCAAAGTCACGCCAAAGGGTGAGACCATGCTTTCTCCGGAAGAGAAGTTGTTGCGTGCAATCTTTGGCGAAAAGGCAAGTGATGTTAAAGACTCTTCCCTGCGCGTTCCTCCTGGTGTTGAAGGTGTGGTTATTGATGCCAAGGTGTTTTCCAGAAAGGGTGTTGATAAGGATGACCGCACTTTAATGATTGAGGAGATAGAAATTGATCGTCTCAATCGTGACATGGAAGATGAGCTGAGAAGCTTGAGGAAAGGCGTACGCAGTGCGTTTGTCCATCTGCTTGATGGCCGTACTGTGAAGAGTGATGTCAAGAACAAGAAGGGGAAGATTCTGCTCAAACTGGGCAAGCAGTTGACTGCGGATATTCTCAACCAGGTGAGCTTTGACGAGTTACAGGAGCTTGATTTTGCTGAGAAAGCAAAGTTTGCCGATGAAATTGAGACGATTTTTCACCGGTACGCGAGTCAGTCAATTCTTGTCCGCAACCGCTACCAGGGAATTGTGGAGCGAATGGAAAAGGGCGATGACCTTCCCCCGGGCGTTGCCAAAATGGTTAAAATATATGTGGCAACAAAGCGCAAACTGGCTGTTGGTGATAAAATGGCCGGCCGGCATGGCAACAAGGGTGTTGTTTCCCGGTTGTTACCTGAAGAGGATATGCCGTTTTTTGCCGATGGCACCTCTGTTGACCTTGTTCTCAATCCATTGGGTGTGCCCTCCCGAATGAACGTCGGCCAGGTACTTGAGTGCCATCTTGGCTATGCTGCAAAGAAACTTGGCGAAGAGTTGTCGGCAATTGCAAGACGAAACGAGATCGGGCTTTTGAAACAACGTTTGCAATTCCTTTATTCTCCTGAGGAGTACGCCAAAATTACCGAGGGGATGAGTGATGCTGAGCTGCTGGATTATATGGCAAAGCATATGCACGGTATTCTTGTCGCCACACCGGTTTTCGACGGTGCTTCAGAAATGGA
It includes:
- the rplJ gene encoding 50S ribosomal protein L10 — its product is MNRDQKTAIVSELNKTFSEAKFAVVADYRGLKVTELEKLRKDLRANDAKVRIAKNTLLRRAVVGTPYEVLSDSFSESTVVAVGFNEPVAPSKVLTAFAAEFKAFSIRTAALEGTLISADDVVALSKLPGREELLAKLLGTMSAVPTGFVRVLSAVPQKLLYALSAVKDQKEN
- the rpmG gene encoding 50S ribosomal protein L33, translating into MMRDIITLACQTCKQRNYTTTKNKKTIPHKLELKKFCPFCKTHTLHKEGK
- the rpoB gene encoding DNA-directed RNA polymerase subunit beta; the encoded protein is MRRVRKSFAKTHQVIEPPHLIAMQRESYESFLQRDVAPEQRRDQGLQAIFQSVFPITDFNGLCSLQFVRYSFGEPKYTVSECVVRGMTYEAPLKITVRLITFDVDEETGAQSVRDIKEQEVFLGALPLMTQDGVFVINGTERVIVNQLQRSPGLFYTHDDGKSHASGKRLYSARIIPVRGSWLDFEFDIKDILYVRIDRRRKLPVTVLLKALGYSDEELLNDFYYSDEIHFDGQNYSIAFNTVTFVNQRLTTDIIDPADGSVIAKTGKKITKTLAKKIENLGDCFLPITLENLCSRVFSHDVVSEQTGEVLAKCNEPVTETALQAIAEAGITQFSLLYIDGTHFSSSFRETLLADKIKDTDDALVEIYRRLRPSSPPTLEVAKSFFENLFFNPATYDLSEVGRYKINSRLGLNTAIEVRALTREDIVESVRHLVRIKDELKDGDDIDHLGNRRVRTVGELCENQFRMGLVRMERAIKERMTLQEIETLMPHDLVNPKPVTSAIKEFFGTSQLSQFMDQTNPLSEVTHKRRLSALGPGGLSRERAGFEVRDVHPTHYGRICPVETPEGPNIGLIVSLATYATVNPYGFIETPYRHVTDRTVSEDYTYLSALQEEEHIIAPANVAMADGRLADDYLIARHESEVSTVAAEEVTMMDIAPNQMVSIAASLIPFLENDDANRALMGANMQRQAVPLIKPTAPVVGTGVEQYVARDSGVCLLAGGDGVVEEADANRVVVRYDEPGVDGFETGVGVYHLSKYKKSNQNTCFNQRALVYPGDRVVKGTVLADGPSTESGELALGRNVTVAFMPWRGYNFEDSILINERLLKEDTFTSVHIEIFEIMARDTKLGKEEITRDIPNVGEEGLRNLDDSGIVRIGAEVRSGDMLVGKVTPKGETMLSPEEKLLRAIFGEKASDVKDSSLRVPPGVEGVVIDAKVFSRKGVDKDDRTLMIEEIEIDRLNRDMEDELRSLRKGVRSAFVHLLDGRTVKSDVKNKKGKILLKLGKQLTADILNQVSFDELQELDFAEKAKFADEIETIFHRYASQSILVRNRYQGIVERMEKGDDLPPGVAKMVKIYVATKRKLAVGDKMAGRHGNKGVVSRLLPEEDMPFFADGTSVDLVLNPLGVPSRMNVGQVLECHLGYAAKKLGEELSAIARRNEIGLLKQRLQFLYSPEEYAKITEGMSDAELLDYMAKHMHGILVATPVFDGASEMEIRKLLVEASGSEDGQVTLYDGLTGEPFDNQVTVGTMYMLKLHHLVDNKIHARSTGPYSLVTQQPLGGKAQFGGQRLGEMEVWAMEAYGAAYTLKEFLTVKSDDVEGRTTMYEKIVKGNNFLETGMPESFHVLVKELKGLCLDIELQE
- the rplA gene encoding 50S ribosomal protein L1, which translates into the protein MPKRGKKYKNAVSDMDRLKMFDLSEALENVLKVKFANFDESVEVAVRLGVDPRHADQMVRSSVILPNGTGKTARVLVFAKGEKEKEALTAGADFAGSDELIEKIKGGWLEFDRTVATPDMMGEVGKIGRILGPRNLMPNAKLGTVTFDVERVVNEIKKGKVDFRVDKAGVVHAAIGKCSFGVDKLADNILTFVDRLVQLKPSTSKGVYLRSISISSTMGPGFKVDPLQVRTLIKTT
- the tuf gene encoding elongation factor Tu, which encodes MAKEKFTRTKPHVNVGTIGHIDHGKTTTTAAITRVLSTKGMAKFTEFNEIDKAPEEKERGITIATSHVEYETESRHYAHVDCPGHADYIKNMITGAAQMDGAILVVAATDGPMPQTREHILLARQVGVPAIVVFLNKCDMVDDPELIELVEMELRELLDKYDFPGDEIPIIQGSALLALENPEDEEKAKCIWDLMAAVDSYVPQPERAIDKPFLMPVEDVFSISGRGTVATGRIERGVVHVGDEVEIVGIRPTVKTTCTGVEMFRKLLDEGQAGDNIGALLRGVKREEIVRGQVLAKPGSIKPYKKFKAECYILTKEEGGRHTPFFNGYRPQFYFRTTDVTGVCTLDEGVEMVMPGDNIHITGELITPIAMEAGLRFAIREGGRTVGAGVISEIIG
- the secE gene encoding preprotein translocase subunit SecE, giving the protein MSKAEIEAKKGGGDLKVRSPFHPFRIKQFLQEVYAEFRKIVWPAKKTTAGLTGFVILLVVIISLYLGSVDLLLGKLVATVLN
- the rplL gene encoding 50S ribosomal protein L7/L12, with the protein product MAVTKEDVIDFIANMTVLELSELIKELEDKFGVSAAAPVAVAAAAGPGEAGPVAEEKTEFDVILTGAGDQKIKVIKEVRALTSLGLKEAKDLVEGVPAPIKEGVNKEEAEAIKTQIEAAGGSVEIK
- the nusG gene encoding transcription termination/antitermination protein NusG; its protein translation is MAKKWYIVHTHTGFEDKVKASLEERIKTGNLEDSFGEILVPTEQVVEMVKGVRKTSARKFFPGYLLVNMEMDESTWHLVQGTPRVTGFVGINLSQTGGDRDIYKKIPSLSEDEARKIIGRIEDGASKPKPKIIFEEGDAVRVVDGPFANFQGVVEEVFPEKGRVKVMVSIFGRSTPVELEYIQVSKG
- the rplK gene encoding 50S ribosomal protein L11 — translated: MAKKIQAYIKLQIPAGKANPSPPVGPALGQHGVNIMDFCKAFNAQTQAAGDTIVPVVITVYADRSFSFITKTPPASVLLKKAAGVAKGSSDPKKNRVAELDKAKIREIAEIKMPDLNAYDLDHAVRIVEGTARSCGITVVK